TTAACTCCAAAAACTTCTGTCAAATCCTTTCTTGAGAGCTAAATTCTCCCCTTCTTAAACTAATGAATGCCTCCCAATTTATCAGCTTCATCCACCCATATTTTTGACAGCTGATGAGTTGTGGTCTCTTACTGATATTTAAGCATGGTACctagggcttggcacagtagactagtagcttaagtcctctcattgcacgcccgggatcccatatggataccagcttgtatcctggctactccacttcccatccagctccctgcttgtggcctgggaaagcagtcgaggatggcccaaagccttgggaccctgcacctgcgtgggagacctggaggaagctcgtggtttcagatcagctcagctccggccattgctgccacttggggagtgaattatcagatggaagatcttcctctctgtttctcctcctctcagataactgactttccaataaaaataaataaatcttaaaaaaaaagcatggcatTTTCACCAGGGGAACTAATTTTCAGACAGAATGTGGCTCAATGCTTTTTATATCTGTAAAGTAATAGAGAGAAACCAAGCTTACCATTTTATATCTTAAAACCCAGGGCTCGCATGCATTCCTTGTGGGCCTCAATCAGATGTCCACAGTGCTCTTCTCCTTTCTCAATGATGCTACAAACAAAATGTACTCGTTACATAACAAAAGGAGCATGAAGCACAAGAAATAAGCATACACTGACGGAGTGAGGCAAATCACAAGTATGATGATACTTGAAACCATGCTGTGACACAAAACAGCCTTGTTGTTGTTATGGTGATTATTTCCACACCTACAAAGTTGCTCCACAGATAAACAGGTTCTGGGAGAGTCTGGTTAGAAGACATATTTAGACATGTCAAACTGTGCTGGTTGCCCACACGGCTCTACAATGGGATAATCTCAATGGATATCATATGTGTCTCAAATGAAGGGCAGAGACAAGAGCTTACATTTTGGCCCTATCACCAAAGAACTAACCTTGATATTAAAACACACTTAACACATTGATTTCTAATCATGAGGCAGTCAACAACATAAACATCAAAAAAACATctggtgggctcggcagcgtggcctagtggcaaaggtccttgccttgatcccatatggccgttggttctaatcccggcagctccacttcctctctatctctcctcctctcagtatatctgactttgtaataaaaataaaataaatcttaaaaaaaaaaaaaaaaaaacatctggctgggatgcccacatcccacatccaaaTGCCTTTGGGTCCCATGCCGGCTCCATTCCCAACTCCAGCTAATGCCCATCTTGGGAGGcaaaaggtgatggctcaagcagccgggtccttgtcacccatgtgggaaatcgtGAATTCTTGGCTCCAGGCTGGTCAAGCCTTGTCCTTTAAGgatatttaaggagtgaaccagtagtggaagctctgtctctctctcaaacttaaATCTCCCATATGGTGTTCAAAGAGTTTCTGACTTGTAAAATCCACAAGGTAAAGGCTAGAACCACACAGCTTCATTTCTAGGAGTTTTAGAAAGTGATTTAACCTGATTACAtgtaaatgtaattttaataaataatcagGTTAAACCCACCTCGGTTACAAGAAAAAACCGATTCTTTACGACAACTATTTGGGAAAGTGGTCTGAGACAATTCATATAGCAAGAATGTAAAGACAGAACTGGGCTCACCCTACCCATCGCTCAAAAGTCAAGGGCTCCTTGCAGATGCCTTCTTATCAAGGTAACAGCCCGCACTCACTGACCATGCCAGGAACTTGATGTGACTTCTGTCACTTTCCTTCACAGTAAAAATAATCAGGCATGTACTTCTATTAGGCCTATTTTACAAACACATTTGGCAGAAATGCTCAATCATGTGTTCAAGGTCACTAAGCTGGTGGGACAGGACTCCGACCTTGACTCTGGATGCCTGGCTCTGTCATTATGTCATGCTCTGTACACACCCAAGAAGCACCTACTGGCACCACTGGTGCGGTATCAGGTCGCTGTCTTCCTCCCTTCACAGTATTTTTCATTGAGCCCCTCTTCTTTCCATAAACCCCTCTCCCTACTACTTCTGATTTCCCTACTTCAAGTAAAAAAAGCAGGGGGCATGAGGGAGAACCTCATATCCCGATACCCGAGAGCTTCATCTAAACCGATTGGCTCTGCAAAAAGAGATAAAATGAGAATGAACAAAGCTTTCTGCGAATTGATCAATTGGATGAGTTATTTCAAACCCATATGAGGCTTGATCATGCAGACGTGAGATactttttaactttgttttcaaaGGATTGGAGAGGAATCCTTTCACAACTATAAGCAATGTGTCCagaggctttgtgtgtgtgtgggggggggtgttgGAGAGAAATGTTTAAAACTACCAGAAAATGCTTAGTCTCTTGTCCTTGCCAAATCCTATACCATAGGCCTTACCATGCGCCATAGCCACGGCATGAGTCCCCAATAACTTTAAACTCCTTTAAGGCAGGCCATAACTATGCATTTCTACATCTTCAGAGCTCACGAAGGGCCCTGTCTAGGAAGTAGCACGTGTGGAGAGCAAGCGGCATCGCCCAGCTAACTCTCCTCCATTGGCCCTTTCCTCGCACCGGGGGACTGGGACACTGGCGGAGCTCCGCGTGGAGCAGGCGCAGGGGTGCGGGGATACGAGCACAGTCAACACCGGGGGACTGGGACACCGGCGGGGCCCTTGAGGTCTCCGCGGAGATCCGCGTGGCGCAGGTGCAGGGGTGCGGGGCTAGCGGCCCGAGCGCCAGGACCCCTCCCGGCGGCGCACTGACCAAGCATCGCGTGCCTTCTTGGTCTCCGGGCAAGCGCAGCAGGGCTTCAGCGGCTTCTTCTCCTGAGGCTCGGCCGGGGCAGGGCTTGCGGCCGCCAGACCCGGCATCTTTCGCGCCGAAAGCGGTTATTAACGTACACTACGTTATATTTTCCCAGCCGCCGCAAGACCTAAGCGCCCGCACGGACTTCCGCAGTCGCCCTCAACAGGACAGGAAGTCCCACCGTCCTGGAAGGGTGCGTATTGAGTGTGTAAAAGACGCGTGCGCAGAAGGGATAAggcggcggggtgggggaggcatCTCTTCCGATCATGCGCAGAGGCGCCGTTTAAAAGGTGAAGGGAGGGCCTGGTGTGGGAGCGGCGCGGGTTAAATTGTAGGCGTCTCCACAGGCTGCCGTGTGGAATCCCGCTgccttcccaatccagctccctgctaatcacctgggaaagcagccgaagatgcacacagtgtttgggcccctgcacccgctcgggagacccggaggaagattCGGGCTCCTAGCTGTGGTGTGGGCCCAGCTGTttaagccattgcagccactaggagagtgaaccagaggtaggtctctccccccttccccttaacaataaattaaaagaaaaaaaaagtgtccaaaCCTGTCAAGCATGTTGA
This sequence is a window from Ochotona princeps isolate mOchPri1 chromosome 3, mOchPri1.hap1, whole genome shotgun sequence. Protein-coding genes within it:
- the LOC105942642 gene encoding cytochrome c oxidase copper chaperone — protein: MPGLAAASPAPAEPQEKKPLKPCCACPETKKARDACIIEKGEEHCGHLIEAHKECMRALGFKI